From one Catellatospora sp. IY07-71 genomic stretch:
- a CDS encoding DUF58 domain-containing protein has translation MIVTLRGVGLTTGGVALLATGFTFGYPELAILGATAVLAQLHALAYAALRPRLSVTRAVDPDRVARGEGSTVTLTVRNTGRFGAATLVAHDRCGPAHRPATVPVPLLRLRPGRDTDVSYPVPTDRRGVVEVGPLQVTRRDPLGLVSVSRSHGETARIWVYPRSHLMRAVPAGISRSLDGRLDRVPHGAITFDTLREYVIGDELRHVHWRTSAKVGELMVREHLDTSLPRLVVLLDDRAASWADRGLDGSAAFESACEAAASIVSAATREDLPITMHLVSGPAAGGSRIRGASRDLLDLLAEAELRDAPTGPPADTDGRTPDEPLVTATNRLRQHRPGDTLIYLTGTAGLGDLALVSGLKGSFPSVALGVLGPRTADEPQPAGVLLLRAEDGADFAAVWDGVTRW, from the coding sequence ATGATCGTCACGCTGCGGGGGGTGGGCCTGACCACCGGCGGGGTCGCGCTCCTGGCGACCGGCTTCACCTTCGGCTACCCCGAACTCGCGATCCTGGGCGCCACCGCCGTGCTCGCCCAGCTGCACGCGCTGGCGTACGCGGCGCTGCGCCCGCGCCTTTCGGTCACCCGTGCTGTCGACCCGGACCGGGTCGCCCGCGGCGAGGGCAGCACGGTGACGCTGACCGTGCGCAACACCGGGCGCTTCGGCGCCGCCACGCTCGTCGCGCACGACCGCTGCGGGCCCGCCCACCGGCCCGCCACCGTGCCCGTGCCGCTGCTGCGGCTGCGCCCCGGCCGCGACACCGACGTGTCCTACCCCGTGCCCACCGACCGGCGCGGCGTGGTCGAGGTCGGCCCGCTGCAGGTCACCCGCCGCGACCCGCTCGGCCTGGTCTCCGTGTCGCGCAGCCACGGCGAAACCGCCCGGATCTGGGTGTATCCGCGCAGCCACCTCATGCGGGCCGTGCCCGCCGGCATCTCGCGCAGCCTCGACGGCCGCCTCGACCGCGTCCCGCACGGCGCCATCACCTTCGACACGCTGCGCGAGTACGTCATCGGCGACGAGCTGCGCCACGTGCACTGGCGCACCAGCGCCAAGGTCGGCGAGCTGATGGTGCGCGAGCACCTCGACACCAGCCTGCCGCGGCTGGTGGTGCTGCTCGACGACCGCGCCGCGTCCTGGGCCGACCGCGGCCTGGACGGGTCGGCCGCGTTCGAGAGCGCCTGCGAGGCCGCCGCGTCCATCGTCTCCGCCGCCACCCGCGAGGACCTGCCCATCACCATGCACCTGGTCAGCGGCCCCGCCGCCGGGGGCAGCCGCATCCGCGGCGCCTCCCGCGACCTGCTGGACCTGCTCGCCGAAGCCGAGCTGCGCGACGCCCCCACCGGCCCGCCCGCCGACACCGACGGGCGCACCCCGGACGAGCCGCTGGTCACCGCGACCAACCGGCTGCGCCAGCACCGCCCCGGCGACACCCTGATCTACCTCACCGGCACCGCCGGGCTCGGCGACCTCGCCCTCGTGAGCGGGCTCAAGGGCTCGTTCCCGTCGGTCGCGCTCGGCGTGCTCGGCCCACGCACCGCCGACGAACCGCAACCCGCCGGGGTCCTGCTGCTGCGCGCCGAGGACGGCGCCGACTTCGCCGCCGTCTGGGACGGAGTCACCCGATGGTGA
- a CDS encoding MoxR family ATPase, producing MSQPLPPLSAGQVRAFADLTEKLAGAISTVVLGKPEVVRLGLVAMFAQGHVLLEDVPGTGKTTLARAIAASVQGAWRRIQFTPDLLPSDVSGVTIFNQASRGFEFHPGPIFANIVIADEINRASPKTQSALLEVMEERYVTVDGVRHAVPRPFLVVATQNPVEMDGTYRLPEAQLDRFLMKLSVGYPDEAVEIEVLRGATLRSPDAITPVTDTKTIGEAVALAHRVHIADPLYAYAVRLAAATREHKHVRVGVSPRGVIALTRAASAYALTEGRGYVLPEDLKALLEPVFAHRVLLTPDAQLRGVTAIEVLREAVEAVPVPLPGQHQEPAPTGRHA from the coding sequence ATGAGCCAGCCCCTGCCACCACTGTCCGCCGGCCAGGTTCGCGCGTTCGCCGACCTGACCGAGAAGCTCGCCGGCGCGATCTCCACCGTCGTGCTCGGCAAGCCGGAGGTGGTCCGGCTCGGGCTGGTCGCCATGTTCGCGCAGGGCCACGTCCTGCTGGAGGACGTGCCCGGCACCGGCAAGACCACGTTGGCGCGCGCCATCGCCGCGTCGGTGCAGGGGGCCTGGCGGCGCATCCAGTTCACGCCGGACCTGCTGCCCTCCGACGTGTCCGGCGTGACGATCTTCAACCAGGCCAGCCGCGGCTTCGAGTTCCACCCGGGCCCGATCTTCGCCAACATCGTCATCGCCGACGAGATCAACCGGGCCTCGCCCAAGACCCAGTCGGCGCTGCTGGAGGTCATGGAGGAGCGCTACGTCACCGTCGACGGCGTGCGCCACGCGGTGCCGCGACCGTTCCTGGTGGTCGCCACCCAGAACCCCGTCGAGATGGACGGCACCTACCGGCTGCCCGAGGCGCAGCTCGACCGGTTCCTGATGAAGCTGTCCGTCGGCTACCCCGACGAGGCCGTCGAGATCGAGGTGCTGCGCGGCGCGACGCTGCGCTCCCCCGACGCGATCACCCCCGTCACCGACACCAAGACCATCGGCGAGGCCGTCGCGCTGGCCCACCGCGTGCACATCGCCGACCCGCTGTACGCCTACGCCGTGCGGCTGGCCGCCGCCACCCGCGAGCACAAGCACGTGCGCGTCGGCGTCAGCCCCCGCGGCGTCATCGCGCTGACCCGCGCCGCCAGCGCGTACGCCCTCACCGAGGGCCGCGGCTACGTGCTGCCCGAGGACCTCAAGGCGCTGCTGGAGCCGGTGTTCGCGCACCGGGTGCTGCTCACCCCGGACGCGCAGCTGCGCGGCGTCACCGCGATCGAGGTGCTGCGCGAGGCCGTGGAGGCCGTGCCGGTGCCGCTGCCCGGCCAGCACCAGGAGCCCGCGCCCACCGGCCGGCACGCCTGA
- a CDS encoding fibronectin type III domain-containing protein has protein sequence MADLSPGAITRKARTKGGVVTIVTVLAMVVAMGLTWFGLSAGDHVSAGYDSSSWLWSLTRGELARVNGQTGKVDTRSQALAASQGHYMQVSQSDRFLILRDQNTGRISALDPATLQVTAAQDSQAGLGVQVALHNDTAFIVDPVQGVVRQLDAATLQPIGEPLRYPPGITGGYFDGTGRLWIAVPSQGTVSAITPARPVAASGGTGGGNGPSLVRTEPVAEAFHDLALSALDDGVAVLDQTNGTLTTLRGKELKKVDVTQAAGGELPTRSSGAEIPITVTEGRHVYVIDGEKVGEFTVPGSGSRLRPAVAWAGRFYVADDDSGKVYALDREGALVDTIEFRSPGGALELEVRENHLFINAPGSATARVVDDKHRVKVVDKFAKDVTGSEPPPELPPPPPPAPTIGKPGAPRNVTAASGDTQVRLSWGKAPENGSKITKYVVEGDGRTWTVGARQRSLVIDKLVNGKTYTFSVHAVNGKGAGPSRKSNPVMPTGEVPDAPTGVKAVEKPDGTVEVSWTAANGQGRKISRYEVTAVNAGSGALAGTTAATKLVIKAGDLEYGTQYAFTVVAVNDKGAGSEVSQPSGTVVPFTKPDQVRSLSASTVAGAKGSIKVDWAAPSDNGRPITGYQVTAKGKTQTVNGTGVTLDGFGDGEIVSVDVAAVNEAGAGPKDTTSAKTIADAKVSGVTGSAVGYKNFTVKFAYDDGGGTATCTLTINGAARNIGCNTGAGGYVVNEVATDTRYQFTVTVTNATGAAAVSPAVAVTTRQLNGTVRCVNGDQYIDCSSGVGVYSNSRQQSSEAVGDAYNGTTYKAFCWKQGTKGNQQGSAELYAAQYNNNKRSDKWVQITFRGNQRYIPFIWFNLDDGDSLGNLPEC, from the coding sequence ATGGCGGATCTGTCACCCGGTGCCATCACACGCAAAGCAAGGACCAAGGGCGGCGTCGTCACCATCGTCACGGTGCTGGCGATGGTCGTCGCCATGGGCCTGACCTGGTTCGGGCTCAGCGCGGGCGACCACGTCTCCGCCGGGTACGACAGCAGCTCGTGGCTGTGGAGCCTCACCCGCGGCGAGCTGGCCCGGGTCAACGGCCAGACCGGCAAGGTGGACACCCGCTCGCAGGCCCTCGCGGCCTCGCAGGGCCACTACATGCAGGTCAGCCAGTCCGACCGGTTCCTGATCCTGCGGGACCAGAACACCGGCCGCATCAGCGCGCTGGACCCGGCCACGCTGCAGGTCACCGCGGCCCAGGACTCGCAGGCGGGCCTGGGCGTGCAGGTCGCGCTGCACAACGACACGGCGTTCATCGTGGACCCGGTGCAGGGCGTGGTGCGCCAGCTCGACGCGGCGACGCTGCAGCCGATCGGCGAGCCGCTGCGCTACCCGCCGGGCATCACCGGCGGCTACTTCGACGGCACCGGCCGGCTCTGGATCGCCGTGCCCAGCCAGGGCACCGTGTCGGCGATCACGCCGGCCAGGCCCGTGGCGGCGTCGGGCGGCACGGGCGGCGGCAACGGGCCGTCCCTGGTGCGCACCGAGCCGGTGGCGGAGGCGTTCCACGACCTGGCGCTGTCGGCTTTGGACGACGGCGTCGCGGTGCTGGACCAGACCAACGGCACGCTCACCACGCTGCGCGGCAAGGAGCTGAAGAAGGTCGACGTGACCCAGGCGGCGGGCGGCGAGCTGCCGACCCGGTCCAGCGGCGCGGAGATCCCGATCACGGTGACCGAGGGCCGGCACGTGTACGTCATCGACGGCGAGAAGGTCGGCGAGTTCACGGTGCCGGGCAGCGGTTCGCGGCTGCGCCCGGCGGTGGCCTGGGCGGGCCGGTTCTACGTCGCCGACGACGACAGCGGCAAGGTCTACGCGCTGGACCGCGAGGGCGCGCTGGTAGACACGATCGAGTTCCGGAGCCCTGGGGGCGCGCTGGAGCTGGAGGTGCGGGAGAACCACCTGTTCATCAACGCGCCGGGCTCGGCGACCGCGCGGGTGGTCGACGACAAGCACCGGGTCAAGGTGGTGGACAAGTTCGCCAAGGACGTGACGGGCAGCGAGCCGCCGCCGGAGCTGCCGCCGCCGCCCCCGCCCGCGCCGACGATCGGCAAGCCGGGCGCCCCGCGCAACGTGACCGCCGCCTCGGGTGACACGCAGGTGCGGCTGAGCTGGGGCAAGGCGCCGGAGAACGGTTCGAAGATCACGAAGTACGTGGTGGAGGGCGACGGCCGCACCTGGACGGTCGGCGCACGCCAGCGTTCGCTGGTCATCGACAAGCTGGTCAACGGCAAGACGTACACGTTCTCGGTGCACGCGGTCAACGGCAAGGGCGCGGGCCCGAGCCGCAAGAGCAACCCGGTGATGCCGACCGGTGAGGTGCCCGACGCCCCGACCGGGGTGAAGGCCGTCGAGAAGCCGGACGGCACGGTCGAGGTCAGCTGGACCGCCGCCAACGGCCAGGGCCGCAAGATCAGCCGGTACGAGGTGACCGCGGTCAACGCGGGCAGCGGCGCCCTCGCGGGCACCACCGCCGCCACGAAGCTGGTCATCAAGGCCGGTGACCTGGAGTACGGCACGCAGTACGCGTTCACCGTGGTCGCGGTCAACGACAAGGGCGCGGGCTCGGAGGTGTCGCAGCCGTCGGGCACGGTGGTGCCGTTCACCAAGCCGGACCAGGTGCGCAGCCTGTCGGCGAGCACCGTCGCCGGGGCCAAGGGCAGCATCAAGGTGGACTGGGCGGCCCCGTCCGACAACGGGCGGCCGATCACCGGCTACCAGGTCACCGCCAAGGGCAAGACGCAGACGGTCAACGGCACCGGGGTCACCCTCGACGGCTTCGGCGACGGCGAGATCGTGTCGGTCGACGTGGCGGCGGTGAACGAGGCCGGGGCCGGTCCCAAGGACACCACCAGCGCCAAGACCATCGCCGACGCGAAGGTCTCGGGCGTCACCGGCAGCGCCGTGGGCTACAAGAACTTCACCGTGAAGTTCGCCTACGACGACGGCGGCGGCACGGCCACCTGCACGCTGACCATCAACGGCGCGGCTCGCAACATCGGCTGCAACACCGGCGCGGGCGGCTACGTCGTCAACGAGGTGGCCACCGACACCCGCTACCAGTTCACCGTGACGGTGACCAACGCGACCGGCGCGGCGGCGGTGTCGCCCGCGGTGGCGGTGACGACCAGGCAGCTCAACGGCACGGTGCGCTGCGTCAACGGGGACCAGTACATCGACTGCTCCAGCGGGGTGGGCGTGTACTCGAACTCGCGGCAGCAGTCCAGCGAGGCGGTCGGCGACGCATACAACGGCACCACGTACAAGGCGTTCTGCTGGAAGCAGGGCACCAAGGGCAACCAGCAGGGCAGCGCCGAGCTGTACGCGGCGCAGTACAACAACAACAAGCGCAGCGACAAGTGGGTGCAGATCACCTTCCGGGGCAACCAGCGCTACATCCCGTTCATCTGGTTCAACCTCGATGACGGTGACAGCCTGGGTAACCTGCCCGAATGCTGA
- a CDS encoding tetratricopeptide repeat protein gives MPSPTSLSDIRAEAVARRERGDLHSARTLLEQSLEAATMAAGEDHPEVLTTGHLLATLHRQAGDFSQARRVLENALYAGGHRFGDEDPLMLSMSFDLAEIADELGNRHEARRQYTKVAKYGPQVPGFNPQQVAAARAWLGPDAPPLPQATPAAPAEPPTQVMYPQAAPMAQPEPPTQVLHPQQPPAPRPADPEPPTQVLHPQQPPAPRPADPEPPTQPIQRQTPPPQTPPAAPDKSATQVLPVIRVDRPTVGVGPQTPPAPPADPAPAPQPTRPHLPPQAHTAPPVSPAPQTYTAPPVSPAPQTYTAPPVSPAPHTHTAPPVPPHAHTAPPVTSVPPVSPAPYTHTTPQAHAVPQQHTGPAVIPVPAPPQTAPRHVPEQQATSFPAPTVFTPPPAPPPPARRGRGTVVAATAAAIVAVLAAVTTLLLVVLPKNDQEPPTVADPKPAADLQLTTEPNGDITISWYDPSEGIAAQWVLGGRTGEQLTRMGTPANGDRQYTVHGLNRNWDYCFQIVLFYSQVQALRSDEVCTERGRSGTPSPSVTP, from the coding sequence GTGCCGTCACCGACCTCGCTCTCCGACATCCGCGCCGAAGCCGTCGCCCGCCGCGAGCGCGGCGACCTCCACAGTGCCCGTACGCTGCTGGAACAGTCGCTCGAAGCGGCGACCATGGCAGCCGGTGAGGATCACCCCGAGGTCCTGACGACCGGGCACCTGCTCGCCACGCTGCACCGGCAGGCCGGTGACTTCTCCCAGGCGCGGCGGGTGCTGGAGAACGCCCTCTACGCCGGCGGCCACCGCTTCGGCGACGAAGACCCCCTGATGCTGTCGATGTCGTTCGACCTCGCCGAGATCGCCGACGAGCTCGGCAACCGGCACGAGGCCCGGCGGCAGTACACGAAGGTCGCCAAGTACGGCCCGCAGGTGCCCGGGTTCAACCCGCAGCAGGTCGCGGCCGCGCGGGCCTGGCTCGGCCCCGACGCCCCGCCGCTGCCCCAGGCCACGCCCGCGGCTCCCGCCGAGCCGCCCACGCAGGTGATGTACCCACAGGCCGCGCCCATGGCCCAGCCGGAGCCGCCGACGCAGGTGCTGCACCCGCAGCAGCCGCCCGCGCCGCGCCCCGCCGACCCGGAGCCGCCGACCCAGGTGCTGCACCCGCAGCAGCCCCCCGCGCCACGCCCGGCCGACCCGGAGCCGCCGACCCAGCCGATCCAGCGGCAGACGCCCCCGCCGCAGACGCCGCCGGCCGCGCCCGACAAGTCGGCGACGCAGGTCCTGCCGGTGATCCGGGTGGACCGGCCCACCGTCGGCGTCGGCCCGCAGACGCCCCCGGCCCCGCCCGCAGACCCGGCTCCGGCACCTCAGCCGACCAGGCCTCACCTGCCCCCGCAGGCGCACACCGCGCCGCCGGTCTCGCCCGCGCCGCAGACGTACACCGCGCCGCCGGTCTCCCCCGCGCCGCAGACGTACACCGCGCCGCCCGTGTCCCCGGCCCCGCACACCCACACCGCGCCGCCGGTGCCGCCGCACGCGCACACGGCACCCCCGGTCACCTCGGTGCCGCCGGTGTCGCCCGCGCCGTACACCCACACCACGCCGCAGGCGCACGCGGTGCCGCAGCAGCACACGGGGCCCGCGGTCATCCCCGTGCCCGCCCCGCCGCAGACCGCGCCGCGCCACGTGCCGGAGCAGCAGGCGACGTCGTTCCCGGCGCCGACCGTGTTCACCCCGCCCCCGGCCCCGCCGCCGCCCGCCCGCCGCGGTCGCGGCACGGTCGTCGCGGCCACCGCTGCGGCGATCGTCGCCGTGCTGGCCGCCGTGACGACGCTGCTGCTGGTCGTGCTGCCCAAGAACGACCAGGAGCCGCCGACGGTCGCCGACCCGAAACCGGCCGCCGACCTGCAGCTGACCACCGAACCCAACGGCGACATCACGATCAGCTGGTACGACCCGTCAGAAGGAATAGCCGCACAGTGGGTGCTGGGTGGCCGAACAGGTGAGCAGCTGACACGGATGGGCACGCCGGCCAATGGCGACCGGCAGTACACGGTGCACGGCCTGAACCGCAACTGGGACTACTGCTTCCAGATCGTGCTCTTCTATTCGCAGGTGCAGGCGCTGAGGTCGGACGAGGTCTGCACCGAGCGCGGTAGGTCGGGGACCCCTTCGCCCAGCGTCACACCATGA
- a CDS encoding Smr/MutS family protein, translated as MKLVLDLHEIFNKGRDIERALNDIMAEAVAKKAPMIEIIPGKGSGALKKTVLRFLERKDIKEMYHRVEKDSKNFGRLFVHFRHTKPGRK; from the coding sequence ATGAAGCTAGTACTGGATCTTCACGAGATTTTCAACAAGGGCCGCGACATCGAGCGGGCCTTGAACGACATCATGGCCGAGGCCGTCGCGAAGAAGGCCCCCATGATCGAGATCATCCCCGGCAAGGGCTCCGGCGCCCTGAAGAAGACCGTGCTCCGCTTCCTCGAACGCAAGGACATCAAGGAGATGTACCACCGCGTAGAGAAGGACTCGAAGAACTTCGGCCGCCTCTTCGTCCACTTCCGCCACACCAAACCCGGCCGCAAATAG
- a CDS encoding M14 family zinc carboxypeptidase has protein sequence MRRRLSVLVVTAAVAGAMVLTGPADGAPVGPEPITTSGQYSVLNVKTLAQRNAIAKTGAAIDGFDHGVLDITATAGEVKAIRALGFAVETAPSASQHAHGEVGTLAFPPADSNYHDYSEMMAVINSLASSYPSIFRVTTIGNSYEGRNMPLIKISDNVATDENEVEILFNHHQHAREHLTVEMAIYLMNMFTSGYGSDSRVTNIVNSREIWIVPDMNPDGGEYDIATGSYRSWRKNRQPNSGSSYVGTDLNRNWSYQWGCCGGSSGTTSSDTYRGPSSFSAPETQNLRNFVNSRVIGGVQQIKANIDFHTYSQLILWPFGYTTANNPSGMSADEYNTFATLGQNMAATNQYTPEQSSDLYIADGTSIDWMWGTHRIWAYTFEMYPGSSGSGGGFYPPDEVIPAQTSRNREAVLMFAETADCPYRVIGKESTYCGTGGGTTVWSDTFETNLGWTANPSGTDTATLGQWARGAAQATNSSGAKQLTPFAGSNDLATGLSAGTAAGDFDLDGGVSSIRSPAVTLPATGTLNATWQWYLAHGSNSSSADYVRISIVHSGGTTVLSTISGAATNRNGAWGGGSANLTAYAGQSVRFLIEAADASTASLVEAGFDNLTVTQS, from the coding sequence ATGCGGAGACGGTTGTCCGTCCTCGTAGTGACAGCGGCGGTCGCCGGCGCCATGGTCCTGACCGGGCCCGCCGACGGCGCCCCGGTCGGGCCGGAGCCCATCACCACGTCCGGCCAGTACTCGGTGCTCAACGTCAAGACCCTTGCGCAGCGCAACGCGATCGCGAAGACCGGTGCCGCGATCGACGGCTTCGACCACGGCGTGCTCGACATCACCGCCACCGCGGGAGAGGTCAAGGCGATCCGCGCCCTCGGCTTCGCGGTCGAGACGGCCCCATCGGCCTCGCAGCACGCGCACGGCGAGGTCGGCACCCTGGCCTTCCCGCCGGCCGACTCGAACTACCACGACTACAGCGAGATGATGGCGGTGATCAACTCACTCGCCTCGTCCTACCCTTCGATCTTCCGGGTGACGACCATCGGCAACTCGTACGAGGGGCGCAACATGCCCCTGATCAAGATCTCGGACAACGTCGCCACCGACGAGAACGAGGTCGAGATCCTGTTCAACCACCACCAGCACGCCCGTGAGCACCTCACGGTCGAGATGGCCATCTACCTGATGAACATGTTCACCAGCGGGTACGGCAGCGACAGCCGGGTCACGAACATCGTGAACAGCCGCGAGATCTGGATCGTGCCGGACATGAACCCCGACGGCGGCGAGTACGACATCGCCACCGGCAGCTACCGCTCGTGGCGCAAGAACCGCCAGCCGAACAGCGGCTCGTCGTACGTCGGCACCGACCTGAACCGCAACTGGTCCTACCAGTGGGGCTGCTGCGGCGGCTCCAGCGGCACCACCAGCAGCGACACGTACCGCGGGCCGTCGTCGTTCTCCGCGCCGGAGACGCAGAACCTGCGCAACTTCGTCAACAGCCGGGTGATCGGCGGCGTCCAGCAGATCAAGGCCAACATCGACTTCCACACCTACTCGCAGCTCATCCTGTGGCCGTTCGGCTACACGACGGCCAACAACCCCTCGGGCATGAGCGCCGACGAGTACAACACGTTCGCCACGCTGGGCCAGAACATGGCCGCGACGAACCAGTACACCCCGGAGCAGTCCAGCGACCTCTACATCGCCGACGGCACGTCGATCGACTGGATGTGGGGCACGCACCGGATCTGGGCGTACACCTTCGAGATGTACCCCGGCAGCTCCGGCAGCGGCGGCGGCTTCTACCCGCCCGACGAGGTGATCCCGGCGCAGACCTCGCGCAACCGCGAGGCGGTGCTGATGTTCGCCGAGACCGCCGACTGCCCGTACCGGGTGATCGGCAAGGAGTCGACATACTGCGGCACCGGCGGCGGCACCACGGTCTGGTCCGACACGTTCGAGACGAACCTCGGCTGGACCGCCAACCCGAGCGGCACCGACACCGCGACGCTGGGCCAGTGGGCGCGCGGCGCGGCGCAGGCGACCAACTCCAGCGGTGCCAAGCAGCTGACCCCGTTCGCGGGCAGCAACGACCTGGCGACTGGGCTGTCGGCGGGCACGGCGGCGGGTGACTTCGACCTCGACGGCGGCGTCAGCTCGATCCGCTCGCCCGCGGTGACCCTGCCGGCCACCGGCACGCTGAACGCGACCTGGCAGTGGTACCTGGCGCACGGATCGAACTCGTCCAGTGCCGACTACGTCCGGATCTCGATCGTGCACAGCGGCGGGACGACGGTGCTGTCGACGATCAGCGGGGCGGCGACCAACCGCAACGGCGCCTGGGGCGGGGGATCGGCGAATCTGACCGCCTACGCGGGCCAGAGCGTGCGTTTCCTGATCGAGGCGGCGGACGCAAGCACGGCGAGCCTGGTCGAGGCAGGGTTCGACAACCTGACGGTCACTCAGTCGTAA
- a CDS encoding GPP34 family phosphoprotein yields MPIADEFYLMTHDDVSGDSRLHAKAVGFGLAAALLAELCLLDLVRPLPEGVAVRQAPPPPDALTARVHGQLLAEPQLHPVRDWLAYLGRSAEADIAVRLTATGALQLVETRRLLGVQRRFMPVSVNDAAWPAARIIGRLRRQEDLSLEDRILAGLVFATGLSNTFMWDDVRGRQLSHIIAVLDEPLRLLIAETELAVSKAVATLT; encoded by the coding sequence GTGCCGATTGCCGACGAGTTCTACTTGATGACGCATGACGATGTCAGCGGAGACTCCCGGCTGCACGCCAAAGCCGTCGGATTCGGGCTCGCAGCCGCGCTGCTGGCCGAGCTGTGCCTGCTGGACCTGGTGCGCCCACTGCCGGAGGGGGTGGCGGTGCGTCAGGCGCCGCCGCCGCCCGACGCGCTGACCGCCCGGGTCCACGGCCAGCTGCTGGCCGAGCCGCAGCTGCACCCGGTCCGGGACTGGCTGGCCTACCTCGGGCGTTCCGCGGAGGCCGACATCGCCGTCAGATTGACCGCCACGGGGGCGCTCCAACTGGTCGAGACGCGCCGACTGCTGGGCGTGCAGCGAAGATTCATGCCGGTGTCCGTCAACGACGCCGCCTGGCCGGCGGCGCGGATCATCGGGCGGCTGCGCCGCCAGGAGGACCTGTCCCTGGAGGACCGGATCCTGGCCGGGCTGGTCTTCGCGACCGGTCTCAGCAACACCTTCATGTGGGACGACGTCCGGGGGCGTCAGCTCTCCCACATCATCGCCGTACTCGACGAACCGCTCCGGCTGCTCATCGCCGAGACCGAGCTGGCCGTCAGCAAGGCCGTGGCGACGCTCACCTGA
- a CDS encoding APC family permease codes for MSAPPSSALSSALAADRLGSASVASFALTAAAPLMVIGGVIVAGWANVQVIGFPLGILLIGAALALFTFGYVAMSRHIRNAGAFYSYISQGIGRPAGVAAALGAVLAYNLLQVGLYGIFGAAGSGLLAMMFNVEISWWILALVAWLAVTVLGLSRVEINSTLLLVVLVAELAIVLLYDVVFLANPADGLSFAAFSPDNLFVGGALGAVLTVTVTAFVGFEAPPVFAEESRDSKRTIALASFGGLAVMVFVYALTAWALTVATGPDNIVGQAQEHAAQADLMFVLAGEHLGSFFADAGNVLLVTSAFAAMLSYHNTVARYTFSLAREGVLPRSLARTGARSGAPVAASILQSVIGLLVISVYAIFELDPFTHLFFWLGMTGGFGVLLLLAGTSVAVVFYFARDKRGESLWTRVIAPVVSALFLIWAVQQTVRDYGTMLAVEEGDPAAWILPGLYLLLAVVGVIWALVLRSSKPALYEAIGKGVEGGRTEVSAPAAERVPV; via the coding sequence GTGTCCGCACCCCCTAGCTCCGCGCTGTCCTCGGCGCTGGCCGCCGACCGGCTCGGCTCGGCCTCGGTCGCGTCGTTCGCGCTGACCGCGGCCGCCCCGCTGATGGTCATCGGCGGCGTCATCGTCGCCGGCTGGGCCAACGTCCAGGTCATCGGCTTCCCGCTGGGCATCCTGCTGATCGGCGCCGCGCTGGCGCTGTTCACCTTCGGCTACGTGGCCATGTCCCGGCACATCCGCAACGCCGGCGCGTTCTACTCGTACATCTCGCAGGGCATCGGCCGCCCGGCCGGCGTCGCCGCCGCGCTCGGCGCGGTGCTGGCGTACAACCTGCTGCAGGTGGGCCTCTACGGCATCTTCGGCGCGGCCGGCTCCGGCCTGCTGGCGATGATGTTCAACGTCGAGATCTCCTGGTGGATCCTCGCGCTGGTGGCGTGGCTGGCCGTGACCGTGCTGGGCCTGTCCCGCGTCGAGATCAACAGCACCCTGCTGCTGGTCGTGCTCGTCGCCGAGCTGGCGATCGTGCTGCTGTACGACGTCGTGTTCCTGGCCAACCCGGCCGACGGCCTCAGCTTCGCCGCGTTCTCGCCGGACAACCTGTTCGTGGGCGGCGCGCTGGGCGCGGTGCTGACGGTGACCGTGACCGCGTTCGTCGGGTTCGAGGCCCCGCCGGTGTTCGCCGAGGAGTCGCGCGACTCCAAGCGCACCATCGCCCTGGCCTCCTTCGGCGGCCTGGCCGTCATGGTGTTCGTGTACGCGCTGACCGCGTGGGCGCTGACCGTGGCCACCGGCCCGGACAACATCGTGGGTCAGGCGCAGGAGCACGCCGCGCAGGCCGACCTGATGTTCGTGCTGGCCGGCGAGCACCTGGGCTCGTTCTTCGCCGACGCCGGCAACGTGCTGCTGGTGACCAGCGCCTTCGCGGCGATGCTGTCCTACCACAACACCGTGGCCCGCTACACCTTCTCGCTGGCGCGTGAGGGCGTGCTGCCGCGCTCGCTGGCCCGCACCGGTGCCCGCTCGGGCGCGCCGGTGGCGGCGTCGATCCTGCAGAGCGTCATCGGCCTGCTCGTGATCTCGGTGTACGCGATCTTCGAGCTGGACCCGTTCACCCACCTGTTCTTCTGGCTGGGCATGACCGGCGGCTTCGGCGTGCTGCTGCTGCTCGCGGGCACCAGCGTCGCGGTGGTGTTCTACTTCGCCAGGGACAAGCGCGGCGAGAGCCTGTGGACCCGGGTCATCGCCCCGGTGGTGTCGGCGCTGTTCCTGATCTGGGCGGTGCAGCAGACGGTGCGCGACTACGGCACCATGCTCGCCGTCGAGGAGGGCGACCCGGCCGCGTGGATCCTGCCGGGCCTGTACCTGCTGCTCGCGGTCGTCGGCGTGATCTGGGCGCTGGTGCTGCGCAGCAGCAAGCCGGCCCTGTACGAGGCGATCGGCAAGGGTGTCGAGGGCGGCCGGACCGAGGTGTCGGCCCCGGCCGCCGAGCGGGTGCCGGTATGA